From Synoicihabitans lomoniglobus, the proteins below share one genomic window:
- a CDS encoding bifunctional UDP-3-O-[3-hydroxymyristoyl] N-acetylglucosamine deacetylase/3-hydroxyacyl-ACP dehydratase: MKQRTLTREVSVTGQGLHTGQAVTLTLKPAPAGAGLVFKRTDLSGQPEIKPRVAQVTDLVRNTTIQEGHTKINLVEHVLSALTGCGIDNAVIEMDASEPPIMDGSAKPFVDVILAGEPTEQDATREYFVLDEPVSVTKGNSSLIALPHDGFKITCTSADDRGIHTQHLTLDIDPDAYITQIAASRTFTIFEDIEELLKAGKIKGGSLDCAIVIKGDKIMSKDPLRFKDEFVRHKILDIIGDITLLGLPLKAHIIATRPGHAINADLTKALAEKMAERAKKKKKRPTIVLPTETSLDIRRILETIPHRYPFVMVDRVVEFIGDDALVAIKNVTINEPYFMGHFPESPVMPGVLQLEAMAQAAGIIMLRKGERAGSTAFFLSADKVKFRKPVLPGDQLIINAKIVKMRGTKMAQAECTCSVNGQVVSGAELMFAIVTETE; the protein is encoded by the coding sequence ATGAAACAACGCACGCTAACGCGTGAGGTTTCGGTCACCGGCCAGGGTTTGCACACAGGGCAAGCCGTCACGCTTACCCTTAAGCCTGCGCCCGCCGGTGCCGGCCTCGTCTTTAAACGCACCGACCTTTCCGGCCAACCCGAGATCAAACCTCGCGTGGCCCAAGTGACTGATTTGGTGCGCAACACCACCATCCAGGAGGGCCACACCAAGATCAATCTGGTGGAGCACGTGCTGAGCGCCCTCACGGGTTGCGGCATCGACAATGCCGTCATCGAAATGGATGCGTCCGAGCCGCCCATCATGGACGGATCGGCCAAACCCTTCGTTGACGTGATCCTCGCGGGCGAACCGACCGAGCAGGACGCCACGCGCGAATATTTTGTCCTGGATGAGCCGGTCTCGGTGACCAAGGGCAACTCCTCGTTGATCGCGTTGCCACACGACGGCTTCAAGATCACCTGCACCTCGGCGGATGATCGCGGCATTCATACGCAGCACCTCACGCTCGATATCGATCCCGACGCCTACATCACGCAGATCGCCGCGTCGCGCACGTTCACGATATTCGAGGACATTGAGGAGTTGCTCAAGGCCGGTAAAATCAAGGGCGGTTCACTCGACTGCGCCATCGTGATCAAGGGTGACAAGATCATGTCCAAGGACCCGCTGCGGTTTAAGGACGAGTTCGTGCGTCACAAGATTCTGGATATCATCGGCGATATCACGCTGCTCGGTCTGCCGCTCAAAGCGCACATCATCGCGACGCGCCCCGGCCACGCCATTAATGCTGATTTGACCAAGGCCTTGGCTGAGAAAATGGCGGAGCGAGCGAAGAAAAAGAAAAAGCGTCCCACCATCGTGCTGCCGACGGAAACCTCCCTCGATATCCGCCGCATCCTCGAAACCATTCCGCACCGCTATCCGTTTGTGATGGTCGATCGGGTGGTGGAGTTCATCGGCGACGACGCGCTGGTCGCGATCAAAAACGTGACGATCAACGAGCCCTATTTCATGGGGCACTTCCCCGAAAGTCCCGTCATGCCCGGCGTGCTCCAACTGGAAGCCATGGCCCAGGCCGCCGGCATCATCATGCTGCGCAAGGGCGAACGGGCGGGCAGCACGGCGTTTTTCCTTAGCGCCGATAAAGTAAAATTCCGCAAACCGGTGCTGCCGGGTGACCAGTTGATCATCAATGCCAAGATCGTGAAAATGCGCGGCACCAAAATGGCGCAGGCCGAGTGCACCTGTTCCGTCAATGGCCAGGTGGTTTCCGGAGCCGAGCTCATGTTTGCGATCGTGACGGAAACCGAGTAG
- the efp gene encoding elongation factor P translates to MPSANDVRRGQVVKYNGAPHLILETNHRTPGNLRAFVQIKMRNLIYGKSLDQRFSSSDQMDVLMTERKKLEFSYADRDQFAFMDPETFETIELSAELIGDAKNYLTPNGEVEVLYVDENPITVDLPTSVVLEVTESADGIKGDTASNVQKPATMETGLVVQVPLFIKEGEKLKISTSDGSYMGRA, encoded by the coding sequence ATGCCTTCCGCCAATGATGTCCGCCGCGGCCAAGTTGTTAAATACAACGGTGCCCCTCACTTGATCCTCGAAACCAACCATCGCACGCCGGGCAACCTGCGCGCTTTCGTCCAGATCAAGATGCGCAATCTCATCTACGGGAAATCCCTCGACCAACGGTTCTCCTCCTCGGATCAGATGGATGTGCTCATGACCGAGCGTAAGAAATTGGAGTTCAGCTACGCCGATCGCGATCAGTTCGCGTTCATGGACCCGGAGACCTTTGAAACGATCGAGCTCTCCGCCGAACTCATTGGCGACGCCAAGAACTACCTGACGCCCAATGGCGAAGTCGAGGTGCTCTACGTCGACGAAAACCCGATCACGGTCGACCTGCCGACATCCGTGGTTCTCGAGGTCACCGAAAGCGCCGATGGCATCAAGGGCGACACGGCCAGCAACGTGCAAAAGCCGGCCACCATGGAAACCGGCCTCGTGGTGCAAGTCCCGCTCTTCATCAAGGAAGGCGAGAAACTGAAGATCAGCACCTCCGACGGCTCCTACATGGGCCGCGCCTGA